Within Halarchaeum grantii, the genomic segment GTCGACGGCGCGCATCGCGCGCGTCACGTCGCCACCGAAGTCGACGTGGCCCGGCGTGTCGATGAGGTTGACGAGGTGGTCCTGGTCCTCGTACTCGTGGGTCATGGAGACGTTCGCGGCGTCGATAGTGATGCCGCGCTCCTGCTCGTCTTCCTCGGTGTCCATCGCGAGCTGCTCGCCCGCCGTCTCGTCGGAGATCATGCCCGCACCGGCGAGGAGGTTGTCGGTGAGGGTCGTCTTCCCGTGGTCGACGTGGGCGGCGATGGCGATGTTACGGATGTGTTCCGGCTGGTCCATCAGCCGCTCACACTGTTGGACGATCTTCTTGCGTCGGCCCATTATGCACGTGTGTACCGCCAGCGGGTTGAAAAGGGTAGTGTTTCCGTCTGCACGCGAGACACGCCGTCACACGGCCCGTTCGTCACCACCGCCCGCCGGCGACGGCTCTCGCCGTGGGCGCAAGAGTCAACCCCTTCCGTCCCGTGACAAACACACACATGGACGTACAGGTCATGGGTGCCGTCCCCGCCGGACCGTTTCTCGGGGCGCGGGACCTCTTCGAATACGAGTACGACCTCGAGAAGCCGGTGGAAGTGCACGTCCGCGAGAACCCGGACGAGCGAACGTGGGCCGGCCACTACGACGACCACCACGTGCTCAACATCTCGCGGCGCGCCGCCACCTCCGTGATGGCTCGCGAACTCGCGCTCCACGAGTACGCGCATATGCACCGATACGAGGACGCACACGTCTCGCACACGATGGGGCTCTCCGAGGTACTCTTCCTCGCGCTCCCCGGTCGGCGCGTCGAGCGCCGCGTCCTCCAACAGTGCGAGCAGCTCGCGAACCACGCGAAGGACATCTACGCCGACGACATCACGCTCGACGTCGCGCCCGCCGACAAACTCCTCACCTTCCTCGAATCGCAACTCGCCACCGCGCTCGCCGAGCGCTCCGCCGCCGCCAGCGGCCCCACGGGTGGCTCACGACTGACCGCCGCGGCCGATCCGGAGATGACGGCGGTGAACGCCGCGTTCGCGCTCGCGCTCCTCGAGCGACACGACGCCGTCTCCGAGGGCCACCGAATCTACGAGTTCGCCGACCTCGCCGACGCCGACGCCCCCGGCGTCGACCTCCCGTGGTTCAAAGAGCAGTTCCGCACGCTCGCGCGCGACCCGGACGAATCCGTCTACCGGCGCGCGCTCGTCGACCTCGTGCGCGCGTTCGTCGACGCCCACGAAACCACGACCGGCCCGGCGGCCGACTGACGCGTCGGGAGACGCGACGGCGCCGGTCGCGCGACGAGCGGTGAGACGCGTCGCTACGCGGCGTGAAGAACGAAAGAGAGAGTAGAGCAGTTAGCGGGCAGCCGCCGCGACGCGCTCCTTCTCCTCCTTCTGGGAGATCGCGTAGACCTGCACGTCGTAGTCGGCGGCGCGGACGAGCTGGTTCGCGAGCGCTTCGGCGGCGGACGTCGACGTCTTGAACGAGTCGGAGTGCGCGCCGTCCGTGATGAACTTGAGCGCCTGATCGACGCGGCGCTGGGGCGCGACGTCGACCGCCTTCGGGACGGAGATGCCACCGTACTTCAGGCGGACGGTCTCCTCGCGCGGCGCGGCGTTCTCGACGGCCGTGACAAGCACCTGCACCGGGTTCTCCTCGGTGCGCTCGTGGACGAGCTCGAAGGCCTCGCGAACGATCTTGAGCGCCTGCTGCTTCTTGCCGGCGTTCCGGCCGGTCTTCATCAGGCGGTTGGTGAGCCGCTCGACGACGGAGATCTTGCTCTTCTGGAACTGCTTGGACGCGTGGCGCCCCATCGTGTGCGCGATGGGCGTCACGGTGATGTAGCGCTTCGTGGACGGGTCAGCGTAGCTGATTTCGGAGACGTCCCAGACGCCGAAGAGGTCGGCGTCCGCGGACTCCTCGCCACCAGCGGGCTGCTCGGGCTCGGGGGCTTCTTCCGTGGACATGTTATCGGACAGGTTTCTCCGCGTTCCCGCGGACGAGTTCGATCATCGAGACGCCGTTGACCTTCTCGACCTTGTAGTTGACACCGGAGAGGTCACCCATGGCGCGACCCTTCGCGCCACCGATGCCGGCGATCGTGACCTCGTCGTGCTCGTCGATGAACGAGATGGCGCCGTCACCGGGGCAGAACGCGGTGACCTGTTTCCCGTTCTTGATGAGCTGAACGCGGACACATTTCCGGATGGCGGAGTTCGGCTGTTTGGCCTCGATGCCGACCTTCTCCAGAACGATACCTCGACCCTGCGGCGCGCCCTCGAGGGGGTCCGAGCGCTCCGAGAGACCCCGCTCACGGCGCGCGTAGTCAGAGTCGGACCACCGGTGTGTCTGGCGGTCCTTCTTGAGTTTACGCGCGGCGTACTTGCCGTTCGGCATACGCACGAATTCCCGGCGCAACTACTTAAGCCCGGTCTTTTGACGGCGGGCGTGTCGCTACGGCACACGCTCGCCGCCGCCGTCGCGCCCCTCATCGACTGCGAGGCGCCCCGAGAGGGCCGTCTGGCTCGGCGGGTTGATCGTCAGGTCGTGTTCCGCGAAGCGCTCGCCCGTCCGCCGAAGGTACGCCGACCGGACGTCCGCGATCGGCGTCTCCGTCGGCTCCGCGATCCAGTAGTGCGCGACGACGGTGAACGCGGACTGTCCGAACCCGTCCACGTGCACGCTCGGCGCGGGGTCGTCGCAGATCCGGTCGTCCTCGCGCGCGGCCTCGCGTGCGATCCGCAGCGCCGCACCGACGTCCGCGTCGTACGGCACGCCGAACGTCTCCGAGACGCGGTAGGTGTCGCCCGCGTACGGCGCCGTCAGC encodes:
- a CDS encoding DUF5781 family protein; the encoded protein is MDVQVMGAVPAGPFLGARDLFEYEYDLEKPVEVHVRENPDERTWAGHYDDHHVLNISRRAATSVMARELALHEYAHMHRYEDAHVSHTMGLSEVLFLALPGRRVERRVLQQCEQLANHAKDIYADDITLDVAPADKLLTFLESQLATALAERSAAASGPTGGSRLTAAADPEMTAVNAAFALALLERHDAVSEGHRIYEFADLADADAPGVDLPWFKEQFRTLARDPDESVYRRALVDLVRAFVDAHETTTGPAAD
- a CDS encoding 30S ribosomal protein S7, whose protein sequence is MSTEEAPEPEQPAGGEESADADLFGVWDVSEISYADPSTKRYITVTPIAHTMGRHASKQFQKSKISVVERLTNRLMKTGRNAGKKQQALKIVREAFELVHERTEENPVQVLVTAVENAAPREETVRLKYGGISVPKAVDVAPQRRVDQALKFITDGAHSDSFKTSTSAAEALANQLVRAADYDVQVYAISQKEEKERVAAAAR
- a CDS encoding 30S ribosomal protein S12 gives rise to the protein MPNGKYAARKLKKDRQTHRWSDSDYARRERGLSERSDPLEGAPQGRGIVLEKVGIEAKQPNSAIRKCVRVQLIKNGKQVTAFCPGDGAISFIDEHDEVTIAGIGGAKGRAMGDLSGVNYKVEKVNGVSMIELVRGNAEKPVR